The region GCTTCGTTGCGCCACAGACCAAAAGCGGCCATAGCCGGGTGCGCCTGACCTGCCTCGATCTCGGCCAGCAGGTCCGGGTTCTGCCCCAGAACCACGGCCAGTTGCCGCGCTGTGTGAGCCGTTCGCTCCAGTTGTTCAAATTCCGTGGCATTAATTAGCACGGCCAGCGGCCGCTCGCGCCGCTGAATGAGAAAACGCTCCCCGGCGACTGCACGCGAAATCAATTCTGAAAAGCGACTTTTGGCTTCGCTAATGTTCAAACTGTGCATTTGACCTCCCGAGTAAGTCAAATTGACCTATTTGATAGGATACCACACCGCAACGGCAGAGGCAAATAATGCGTCCAGTTCGCCTGACCTATGCTGTACTTTTGCGCAAAATTATGCTACCATAAAAAGCGTTCAGGCATTTTGAAATCTAACAACGCCACCACCATCTCTCCCGCCTCCGATGCCCTATTGCCACTTCATTATTATTTGCCAGAAGTGCCCATGCACGTGTGACGCTTACCCCCAATAATGAAATTCAGTTTATTTGTAGATTTGTCTATTCTCAAAGGAGGTAAATGGAATGGCTAACCAAAAGTTACTCAAAAAATGGCATTTTCTATCAAGGCTCGCCCGGCTGGGGTTGGGCCTGGGGCTGCTGATAATAGTAGCGGCGGGTCTCTGGTTTATCCCGGCCGCCCACGCAGCCACCTATGTAGTGGATCGTTTTGACGACAACGCCGGGGCCACGGCCTGCACGGCTGCGCTCAACGATTGCAGCCTGCGCGGCGCAATTTCGGCAGCCAATAATAACCCCGGCGCCGACACCATCACCCTGCCTGCCGGCACCTATACCTTAAGCGGGAGTGGCGATGATACCAACGGCCAGGGCGACCTGGACATCTTCGCAAACCCAGGCGGCGGCAACCTGACCATCAACGGCGCAGGCGCGAGCGTGACCATTATTAACGGGCCTACTGGTAATGACCGGATATTCCATATCCAGGCCCCCGGAGACACTGTCAATATTTCCGGCGTGACCATTCAAAACGGCAACGCGCCCGGTTATGGGGGCGGCATTGCTATCTCGAATGGCGCGCTGAATATTGCCAATAGCACCATCTATAGCAACACCACCGCTATGGGCGGCGGCGCCATTGCCATTTCCGGCGACAGCGCCCTGAACATTGTTAACACCACCATCTACAGCAATGCCGCCACCGGCGATCACGATGGCGGCGGCATTTACAATCTCAGCCGCACCGTCACCATTACCGGCAGCGCCATCTACACCAACACAGCCAGGGATGGTGCTGGCATCGAGAATAATGATGGCACAGTGCTTATCACCAACACGACTATTGATGATAATGAAGCCTCCCAGGGTGGCGGCGGCATCGTCAATTGGAGCGGCGCCGTCACCATCGCCAACAGCGC is a window of Anaerolineae bacterium DNA encoding:
- a CDS encoding type II toxin-antitoxin system Phd/YefM family antitoxin, with protein sequence MHSLNISEAKSRFSELISRAVAGERFLIQRRERPLAVLINATEFEQLERTAHTARQLAVVLGQNPDLLAEIEAGQAHPAMAAFGLWRNEADLAALADEIYANRLKPSPRPIVNL